One window of the Arthrobacter sp. zg-Y919 genome contains the following:
- the rpmB gene encoding 50S ribosomal protein L28: MAAYCQVTGAIPGFGHSISHSHRRNKRRFDPNIQKKRYWVPSLRRNVTLQVSARGIKTIDVRGIDAVVTDLIAKGVKL; encoded by the coding sequence ATGGCAGCTTACTGCCAGGTAACCGGAGCCATCCCCGGCTTTGGTCACAGCATTTCGCACTCGCACCGCCGCAACAAGCGTCGGTTCGACCCGAATATTCAGAAGAAGCGCTACTGGGTTCCGTCCCTGCGCCGCAACGTGACGCTGCAGGTTTCCGCACGTGGCATCAAGACGATCGACGTGCGCGGTATCGACGCCGTTGTAACTGATCTGATCGCGAAGGGTGTGAAGCTGTAG
- a CDS encoding sugar phosphate nucleotidyltransferase, with protein sequence MRVPRILTVILAGGAGGRLGSLTDHRAKPAIPVAGSYNLIDISLSNLHNSGFGDVWVVEQYKPQSLNDQLVSGRPWDLDRTNGGLRVLPPFQGGAGEGFAQGNADALYRQVDYIREFNPDLVLVLSADHLYRLDYRDVVEAHQENGAALTLVTTKIRNNPGDHGVVEVSDGLVTGFEYKPEHPKTDLVAAEIFLYDTEVLLSALETLVQRDGRLEDYGDQLIPYLVEQEKVAEYRLPGYWRDMGTPRSYHQGHLDLIEGRGLDFDDPQWPILSASPRRLPAFVGPHGTAANSLLSPGARVEGTVRRSVLSAGAVVEAGAEVDSCVLLDGVVVRSGARIANLIVDSTTVIGADRKLDGAELDPENGVAVVGRDSKADAPSS encoded by the coding sequence ATGCGCGTACCCCGAATCCTGACCGTAATCCTCGCCGGCGGTGCCGGCGGTCGGTTGGGCAGCCTGACGGACCACCGGGCCAAACCGGCCATCCCGGTCGCGGGGTCCTACAACCTCATCGATATTTCCCTCTCCAACCTGCATAACAGCGGCTTCGGCGACGTATGGGTTGTCGAGCAGTACAAGCCCCAGTCCCTCAACGACCAGCTGGTCAGCGGACGGCCCTGGGACCTGGACCGGACCAACGGCGGGCTGCGGGTGCTCCCACCGTTCCAGGGCGGCGCCGGCGAGGGCTTCGCGCAGGGCAACGCCGATGCCCTGTACCGCCAGGTGGATTACATCCGGGAATTCAATCCGGACCTCGTTCTGGTCCTGAGTGCGGACCACCTCTACCGCCTGGATTACCGCGACGTCGTTGAAGCCCACCAGGAGAACGGCGCAGCACTGACCCTTGTCACCACGAAGATCCGCAACAACCCGGGCGACCACGGGGTGGTCGAAGTATCCGATGGGCTGGTGACCGGCTTCGAGTACAAACCGGAGCATCCGAAAACCGATCTGGTCGCCGCCGAAATCTTCCTCTATGACACTGAAGTCCTCCTGTCCGCACTGGAAACCCTTGTCCAGCGGGACGGGCGCCTCGAAGACTACGGCGACCAGCTCATCCCCTACCTGGTGGAGCAGGAAAAGGTGGCTGAGTACCGGTTGCCGGGGTACTGGCGGGACATGGGCACCCCGCGCAGCTACCACCAGGGGCATCTGGACCTGATCGAGGGCCGCGGCCTGGACTTCGATGACCCGCAGTGGCCCATCCTCTCGGCCAGCCCACGCCGGCTGCCCGCCTTCGTTGGTCCCCACGGCACCGCCGCCAACAGCCTGCTTTCTCCCGGTGCACGGGTTGAAGGCACCGTTCGGCGCAGCGTCCTCAGCGCCGGGGCGGTAGTGGAGGCCGGAGCGGAAGTCGACTCCTGCGTGCTTTTGGACGGCGTCGTGGTCCGGTCCGGGGCCCGCATCGCCAACCTGATCGTCGACTCCACCACGGTGATCGGCGCAGACCGGAAACTGGACGGTGCCGAGCTGGATCCGGAAAACGGCGTGGCCGTGGTGGGACGCGATTCCAAGGCGGACGCGCCGTCGTCGTGA
- a CDS encoding MarR family transcriptional regulator, with the protein MTEDAPRWLTDRERQAWLALYAVSGLLPAALDADLFRRARITLFDYHVLAMLSEAEGRSLPMSELASRTNASLSRLSHVVKKLEQRGWVSRTPSPADARVTTAALSEEGMAALEGLAPDHVESVRKVVFDCLSDKDVADLERVGKKVLARLDPCNGILGPNEAP; encoded by the coding sequence ATGACTGAAGACGCCCCACGCTGGCTGACGGACCGGGAACGGCAGGCCTGGCTTGCGCTGTATGCGGTATCCGGCCTCCTGCCCGCAGCCCTCGATGCGGACCTGTTCCGCCGCGCACGGATCACCCTCTTCGACTACCACGTGCTGGCCATGCTCTCCGAGGCGGAAGGCAGGTCCCTGCCGATGAGCGAGCTCGCATCGCGTACCAATGCCTCGTTGTCCAGGCTCTCCCACGTGGTCAAGAAACTCGAGCAGCGCGGCTGGGTGTCCCGGACCCCTTCGCCGGCCGACGCCCGGGTGACGACGGCGGCGCTCTCGGAGGAGGGCATGGCCGCGCTCGAAGGCTTGGCGCCCGACCACGTGGAATCCGTTCGGAAGGTGGTCTTCGACTGCCTTTCGGACAAGGACGTGGCGGACCTGGAACGGGTGGGGAAGAAGGTCCTTGCCCGCCTCGACCCGTGCAACGGGATCCTCGGTCCCAATGAGGCACCGTAA
- a CDS encoding MFS transporter yields MSKDAPPHASGTPASPATQAARKIRRPHLRRRRLEVDDVNVVDKSMMKKAVGGTVVGNTMEWFDVGVYGYLAVTMGAVFLSDADKEAQLLFSLGVFAATFIARPLGGVVFGRLGDRIGRQKTLAITLIMMAASTCAIGLLPSYNTIGIWAPILLVLMKLLQGFSTGGEYAGATTFVSEYASDKRRGFLASILDLGSYMGFALGAAVVSVMQLTLSEQTMLDWGWRIPFLVAGPLGIIAIYFRLKIEESPAFQATMDAQEASAKAGDETASLGTMGIFRAYWRPIVLAMVLVAAVNSVGYALTSYMPSYLTDSKGYDPVHGTLLTIPVLVLMALCIPLAGKLSDRIGRRPVLWIGAGSTIVLAVPAFILIGQGPVVTTLLGLLLLAIPVTFYVGNLAATLPSLFQTSSRYGAMGISYNIATAVFGGTAPLIMQGLITLTDNDMAPAYWLMFTSVAGAIAVVFMKESANRPMPGSMPSVDTDAEAHELVAGQDANPLLDVDSLPFDTLGSQQAAPSGDDRAEPGIAR; encoded by the coding sequence ATGTCGAAAGATGCACCGCCCCACGCTTCCGGAACCCCGGCGTCACCGGCCACCCAGGCGGCCCGTAAGATCCGCCGGCCCCACCTGCGGCGCCGCCGCCTTGAGGTGGACGATGTCAACGTCGTCGACAAGTCCATGATGAAGAAGGCCGTCGGCGGAACCGTCGTCGGCAACACCATGGAATGGTTCGACGTCGGTGTGTACGGCTACCTCGCCGTCACCATGGGCGCCGTCTTCCTGTCCGACGCAGACAAGGAAGCGCAGCTGCTTTTCAGCCTGGGCGTTTTCGCAGCCACCTTTATTGCCCGCCCGCTGGGCGGCGTCGTCTTCGGCCGCCTCGGCGACCGCATCGGCCGGCAGAAAACCCTCGCCATTACCCTGATCATGATGGCCGCTTCCACGTGCGCCATCGGCCTGCTGCCCAGCTACAACACCATCGGCATCTGGGCTCCGATCCTGTTGGTCCTGATGAAGCTGCTGCAGGGCTTCTCCACCGGCGGCGAGTACGCCGGCGCCACCACCTTCGTCTCGGAATACGCCTCTGACAAGCGGCGCGGTTTCCTGGCAAGCATCCTTGACCTGGGCAGCTACATGGGCTTTGCCCTGGGTGCCGCCGTCGTCTCGGTGATGCAGCTGACACTGTCCGAGCAGACCATGCTGGACTGGGGCTGGCGGATCCCGTTCCTCGTCGCCGGGCCGCTGGGCATCATTGCCATCTACTTCCGGCTGAAAATCGAGGAGTCCCCGGCCTTCCAGGCCACGATGGACGCCCAGGAAGCCAGCGCCAAGGCCGGTGACGAAACCGCTTCCCTCGGCACCATGGGCATCTTCCGTGCCTACTGGCGTCCGATCGTGCTGGCCATGGTCCTCGTGGCCGCGGTCAACTCGGTGGGCTACGCACTCACGTCCTACATGCCGTCCTACCTGACTGATTCCAAGGGCTATGACCCGGTACACGGCACCCTGCTGACCATCCCCGTGCTGGTGCTGATGGCCCTGTGCATTCCGCTCGCCGGCAAACTGTCGGACCGGATCGGCCGCCGCCCCGTGCTGTGGATCGGTGCGGGATCCACCATCGTGCTGGCTGTTCCTGCCTTCATCCTGATTGGCCAGGGACCGGTTGTGACAACGCTGCTGGGCCTGCTGCTGCTCGCCATCCCGGTGACCTTCTATGTGGGTAACCTGGCCGCCACGCTGCCCTCCCTGTTCCAGACCTCCAGCCGCTACGGCGCCATGGGCATCTCCTACAACATTGCCACCGCCGTCTTCGGCGGTACCGCTCCGCTGATCATGCAGGGCTTGATCACCCTCACGGACAATGACATGGCGCCGGCATACTGGCTGATGTTCACCTCCGTGGCCGGTGCCATCGCCGTCGTCTTCATGAAGGAATCCGCCAACCGGCCGATGCCCGGTTCCATGCCGAGCGTGGATACCGACGCCGAGGCACACGAACTGGTGGCCGGCCAGGACGCAAACCCGCTGCTCGACGTCGACTCGCTGCCGTTCGACACGCTGGGAAGCCAGCAGGCTGCCCCCTCCGGCGACGACCGTGCGGAGCCCGGCATCGCCCGCTAG
- a CDS encoding SGNH/GDSL hydrolase family protein, with amino-acid sequence MTFKQRYVALGDSFTEGVGDEDESRPNGVRGWADRVAEQLVLADSSWGYANLAIRGKKLHQVLNEQVDAAIALSPTLVTIYAGGNDILRPKVDIDAIVAAYDAGIAKLCSSGAAVLVFTGFDSGNSPVFGRTRGRTAIYNELVREAVEKNDAVLVDYWRMKNLQDERYWAVDRLHMSPAGHMLTAKKVLEVLRGTDAIDIPELEEQPARNRVEQLRRDAQWAREYLGPWVSRRLRGVSSGDNLSPRYPELTHPVLPSQG; translated from the coding sequence GTGACTTTTAAGCAGCGATACGTGGCCCTGGGAGATTCGTTTACCGAAGGCGTAGGTGACGAGGACGAGTCCCGTCCCAACGGCGTGCGCGGGTGGGCGGACCGGGTGGCCGAGCAGCTGGTGCTGGCCGACAGTTCCTGGGGGTATGCGAACCTCGCCATCCGCGGCAAGAAGCTGCACCAGGTCCTGAACGAGCAGGTGGATGCCGCCATCGCCCTGTCGCCGACTCTGGTGACCATCTACGCCGGCGGCAACGACATCCTGCGCCCCAAGGTGGACATTGACGCCATCGTGGCTGCCTACGATGCCGGAATTGCGAAACTCTGCTCCAGCGGCGCTGCGGTGCTGGTCTTCACGGGATTCGACTCCGGCAACTCCCCGGTCTTCGGCCGGACCCGCGGACGCACTGCCATCTACAACGAGCTGGTGCGCGAAGCCGTGGAGAAGAACGACGCCGTGCTGGTGGATTACTGGCGGATGAAAAACCTCCAGGACGAGCGGTACTGGGCGGTCGACCGCCTGCACATGTCACCGGCCGGGCACATGCTCACCGCAAAGAAGGTGCTGGAAGTGCTCCGCGGCACGGATGCCATCGACATTCCGGAACTGGAGGAGCAGCCCGCCCGCAACCGGGTGGAGCAGCTCCGCAGGGACGCCCAGTGGGCCCGGGAATACCTCGGACCATGGGTGAGCCGGCGGCTGCGCGGGGTCTCCTCCGGAGATAACCTCAGCCCCCGTTATCCCGAGCTGACACACCCCGTCCTGCCCTCCCAGGGCTAG
- a CDS encoding diacylglycerol kinase family protein gives MTSPETQSRPRAAVIVNPIKKTDFDVRVRVAEICADEGWDEPLFFDTEEADPGHSMARKAMEAGVDLVIAAGGDGTVRCVAAELAGTSFPMGLLPLGTGNLLARNLDIGVDDPEQAVRAALNGTERRIDVVHVTVDEAVDSDTFLVMAGLGYDAGMMADTKDALKDKIGWLAYVDAGIRNLPGKPVKTTISIDGGKPIHRRLRSVMGGNCGKITGGLEIFPGARLDDGLLDILTLAPKGKLGWLGVVTGLLRRGKGSSTAVEYYQCKRAEVWADSPLDFEMDGDHLGNATHILFEMDANALRIRMPHGKKDPAVLTNPVP, from the coding sequence ATGACCAGCCCAGAGACCCAGTCGCGTCCCCGCGCCGCCGTCATTGTGAACCCCATCAAGAAGACCGACTTTGACGTCCGGGTGCGGGTGGCCGAGATCTGCGCCGACGAAGGCTGGGACGAGCCGCTGTTCTTCGACACCGAGGAAGCGGACCCGGGACACTCCATGGCACGCAAGGCCATGGAGGCCGGCGTCGACCTGGTCATTGCCGCAGGCGGAGACGGCACCGTCCGCTGCGTTGCCGCGGAGCTGGCCGGCACCTCCTTCCCCATGGGACTGCTGCCGCTGGGCACCGGAAACCTGCTGGCACGGAACCTGGACATTGGCGTCGACGACCCGGAGCAGGCGGTCCGCGCCGCCCTGAACGGAACCGAGCGCCGCATCGACGTCGTCCACGTAACCGTTGACGAGGCCGTGGACAGCGACACGTTCCTGGTGATGGCCGGGCTGGGCTACGACGCCGGCATGATGGCGGACACCAAGGACGCACTCAAGGACAAGATTGGCTGGCTGGCGTACGTCGACGCCGGCATCCGCAACCTTCCGGGCAAGCCCGTGAAGACCACCATCTCGATCGACGGCGGGAAGCCGATCCACCGCCGCCTGCGCAGCGTGATGGGCGGCAACTGCGGCAAGATCACCGGCGGCCTGGAAATCTTCCCGGGGGCCCGTCTCGACGACGGCCTGCTGGACATCCTGACCCTGGCGCCGAAGGGCAAGCTCGGCTGGCTGGGCGTGGTGACAGGGCTGCTGCGCCGCGGCAAGGGCAGCAGCACCGCTGTGGAGTACTACCAGTGCAAGCGCGCCGAGGTGTGGGCCGATTCCCCGCTGGACTTTGAAATGGACGGCGACCACCTGGGCAACGCCACCCACATCCTGTTTGAGATGGATGCCAATGCCCTGCGCATCCGGATGCCGCACGGCAAGAAGGATCCGGCAGTTCTCACCAACCCGGTGCCGTAA
- a CDS encoding M23 family metallopeptidase produces the protein MTENFFDSVRSKCAGSVPELLRALSTVRDRVAGLADWRPSDWHLSDLRVSGAQAGQKAAEVRARAIGLGSSAKDWIEARDTPSRRTGALSIAAAVAIGGLVGGAVNAVETDLELERQSVVTELAAVQGGEGGGDPDPDAAEPVPAAEPAPDPAPEPAAEPQGPVPPVDDMAVTSPFGYRNNPMAPGALEFHTGTDFGAGTGTPVKAMLGGTVTEAGWHTTGGGGLRVVVDHGDGLQTTYNHLNSIDVSVGQAVDAGVVVGGIGSTGNSTGPHLHFEVLRHGNYEDPMGWL, from the coding sequence TTGACCGAGAACTTTTTCGACTCCGTACGTTCAAAATGCGCCGGCTCCGTCCCGGAGCTGCTTCGCGCGCTCTCCACGGTCCGGGACCGGGTCGCCGGCCTGGCCGATTGGCGTCCGTCCGATTGGCACCTGTCCGATTTACGCGTGTCCGGGGCGCAGGCCGGACAGAAAGCCGCTGAGGTCCGCGCCCGGGCCATCGGGTTGGGGTCCTCCGCCAAAGACTGGATCGAGGCACGCGACACCCCCAGCCGTCGGACAGGTGCACTGTCCATCGCCGCCGCCGTCGCCATCGGCGGACTTGTGGGCGGGGCAGTCAATGCAGTCGAAACCGACTTGGAGCTTGAACGGCAATCCGTGGTGACTGAGCTGGCTGCGGTCCAGGGTGGGGAAGGCGGCGGCGATCCGGATCCGGATGCAGCCGAACCGGTGCCGGCCGCCGAACCCGCACCGGACCCGGCACCTGAACCGGCTGCCGAACCCCAGGGACCAGTGCCGCCCGTGGATGACATGGCGGTCACATCCCCGTTTGGCTACCGCAACAACCCGATGGCGCCCGGAGCCCTGGAATTCCACACCGGAACGGACTTCGGTGCCGGAACGGGAACCCCGGTGAAGGCCATGCTTGGCGGAACCGTCACCGAAGCCGGCTGGCATACCACCGGCGGCGGCGGGCTGCGCGTGGTGGTTGACCACGGGGATGGCCTGCAGACCACCTACAACCACCTCAACAGCATTGATGTGAGTGTGGGGCAGGCGGTGGACGCCGGCGTGGTGGTCGGCGGAATCGGCAGCACCGGCAACTCCACCGGGCCCCACCTGCACTTTGAGGTGCTGCGGCACGGGAACTACGAAGACCCGATGGGCTGGCTGTAA
- a CDS encoding iron chelate uptake ABC transporter family permease subunit, with protein sequence MSALTAVRGVRTVRIGRNLSFRYRRRSVLVSALLAAGVLLVGAFTLTAGELGLSWRELFAVSQPEGSASFVLGVLRGPRFLTAVGAGMALGVAGSLFQTVTRNPLGSPEVVGLTSGAAAGAAAVTLWPGYLPVPAAAILGGGLAVGLVWLSTGRGFSRPGKLIVAGIGISAVATALTSLAMTTVGERQAQTLAFYLNGSLASRSWSHVATITAALVLVLPAAALLQRRLNLVSLGDEVAESLGVRVDRTRTVAVLLAVVLAASAVSVCGPVAFVALVAPQIALRLLGVSSPGVVAPALVGALVLTLSDFAVQQIDFGAALPVGIFTAALGSLYLGYLLFIQARKGVL encoded by the coding sequence ATGAGCGCCCTGACCGCCGTCCGCGGTGTCCGCACCGTCCGCATCGGCAGGAACCTGAGCTTCCGGTACCGCCGGCGAAGCGTCCTGGTGTCCGCACTGCTCGCCGCGGGCGTACTCCTGGTGGGGGCGTTCACGCTGACTGCAGGGGAACTGGGGCTTTCCTGGCGTGAGCTTTTTGCCGTGTCACAGCCGGAGGGAAGCGCCTCCTTTGTCCTTGGCGTGCTGCGCGGTCCACGGTTCCTCACGGCTGTGGGAGCAGGGATGGCCTTGGGCGTGGCCGGGTCCCTTTTCCAAACCGTCACCCGCAACCCGCTGGGCAGCCCCGAGGTTGTTGGGCTAACCAGTGGTGCGGCTGCCGGGGCTGCTGCGGTCACGCTCTGGCCGGGCTATCTGCCCGTTCCGGCAGCGGCAATCCTCGGCGGAGGACTTGCCGTGGGGCTGGTGTGGCTCAGCACCGGCCGCGGGTTCTCGCGTCCGGGGAAGCTGATCGTGGCAGGCATCGGCATTTCGGCCGTGGCCACCGCCCTGACCTCGCTCGCCATGACCACCGTGGGGGAGCGCCAGGCGCAGACCCTGGCCTTCTACCTCAACGGATCCCTGGCCTCACGTTCCTGGTCCCACGTGGCGACCATTACCGCAGCGCTGGTGCTGGTACTGCCCGCCGCGGCACTGCTGCAGCGCCGCCTGAACCTGGTGTCCCTGGGTGATGAGGTGGCTGAATCACTGGGTGTCCGGGTCGACCGGACCCGCACGGTTGCCGTTCTCCTTGCGGTGGTGCTGGCCGCCTCGGCGGTCAGCGTCTGCGGCCCGGTGGCCTTCGTGGCCCTGGTTGCCCCGCAGATTGCGCTGCGCCTGCTCGGGGTGTCTTCTCCCGGCGTCGTCGCCCCTGCGCTGGTGGGGGCGCTGGTGCTGACCCTGTCCGATTTCGCGGTGCAGCAGATCGACTTCGGTGCGGCGCTGCCCGTGGGAATCTTTACTGCGGCCCTGGGCAGTCTCTATCTGGGATACCTGTTGTTTATCCAGGCCCGGAAGGGTGTGCTCTAG
- a CDS encoding iron ABC transporter permease, giving the protein MPRSTSSINQRILAEAGNPGAAGADAPAAPRRQLLGARRGTVLLAAGVGVLLLAVVTSLAVGAHQLSPAEVAASLWTEITGTGSTYADDVVASRVPRTVLGLVAGAALAVAGVMMQGLTRNPLADPGILGVNAGAAAAMVTGMAFFGLGATSANVWVALPGAVLTVLVVYALASGRRGATPVRLVLAGTVISAVLMSYIQAVALTRPDVFTMYRFWAVGSLSGRTMEQAYEVLPFFLVGLVAALAAGRSLNALALGEEAAASLGLHPQAAKIMGALAAALLCASATAAVGPIGFVGLAVPHIVRSFTGPDHRWLLLISAVVGPALLLLADVAGRLVAQPAELLTGVVTALLGAPLLILAVRRMRAVA; this is encoded by the coding sequence TTGCCAAGGTCGACTAGTTCGATCAACCAACGGATCCTGGCGGAAGCCGGGAACCCGGGAGCGGCCGGTGCGGATGCACCGGCCGCTCCCCGGCGTCAGCTCCTGGGCGCCCGCCGCGGCACGGTGCTCCTCGCTGCGGGGGTGGGCGTGCTGCTCCTTGCCGTCGTCACCAGCCTGGCTGTCGGCGCCCACCAGCTGAGCCCTGCGGAGGTTGCGGCCTCGCTGTGGACGGAAATCACCGGCACCGGCAGTACCTATGCCGACGACGTCGTCGCGAGCCGGGTGCCGCGCACCGTCCTGGGTCTGGTGGCCGGCGCCGCCCTGGCCGTGGCCGGGGTGATGATGCAGGGACTGACCCGGAACCCGCTTGCCGATCCGGGCATCCTCGGCGTGAACGCCGGTGCGGCCGCTGCCATGGTCACCGGAATGGCGTTTTTCGGTCTCGGAGCCACCAGCGCCAATGTCTGGGTGGCCCTGCCGGGAGCCGTGCTCACCGTGCTGGTGGTGTACGCCCTGGCCTCCGGCCGGCGCGGTGCGACACCGGTCCGGCTGGTCCTGGCCGGCACCGTGATCTCCGCCGTCCTGATGTCCTATATCCAGGCCGTCGCCCTGACCCGGCCGGATGTGTTCACCATGTACCGGTTCTGGGCCGTCGGATCACTCAGCGGCAGGACCATGGAGCAGGCGTATGAGGTCCTGCCGTTCTTCCTGGTCGGGCTGGTTGCCGCCCTGGCCGCCGGCCGGTCGCTGAATGCCCTGGCGCTGGGCGAAGAGGCCGCGGCGTCGCTGGGCCTGCACCCGCAGGCGGCGAAGATCATGGGCGCACTGGCCGCCGCGCTGCTCTGCGCCTCGGCGACTGCCGCCGTCGGACCCATTGGCTTCGTTGGGCTCGCCGTACCGCATATCGTCCGCAGCTTCACGGGTCCGGACCACCGCTGGCTGCTGCTGATCAGCGCCGTGGTTGGCCCTGCGCTGCTGCTGTTGGCCGACGTCGCCGGGCGCCTCGTGGCCCAGCCCGCCGAGCTGCTCACCGGCGTCGTCACCGCACTGCTGGGCGCACCACTGCTGATCCTGGCCGTCCGCCGGATGCGGGCCGTGGCATGA
- a CDS encoding iron-siderophore ABC transporter substrate-binding protein codes for MKRAPIAAFLAVPAVLLALSGCGADAGEGPASDSSETASENFPVTIESALGEAVIEQKPERVVTIGWGSADTAVALGTTPVGVEEVTWGNDEHGNYPWVTEAIEERGDELPATFTGGQDIDIDAIVALEPDLILAPNSGITQEDFDVLNELAPTVAYPEQAWNIKWDDQISLIGKALGEPDAAKDAVDGIGQSLADSAAEHPEFAGKTFAYVWGGGAPGSLVLYNEGDARVDILTALGMTVAPEVKDIPSSEGSFTSDLGLESAGKLNDVDVLFTWYNDEAEQQRTEEQRLFAQIPAVERGSVVRSLDRQVGMASSFLTPLSVPWVLDRFEPMIEEAVAKVD; via the coding sequence ATGAAAAGAGCTCCGATCGCCGCCTTCCTGGCGGTTCCCGCCGTCCTGCTGGCCCTGAGCGGCTGCGGCGCGGACGCTGGGGAAGGCCCGGCATCCGATTCGAGCGAGACGGCATCGGAGAACTTTCCGGTCACTATCGAGTCCGCCCTGGGCGAGGCAGTGATTGAGCAGAAGCCCGAACGGGTAGTCACCATCGGCTGGGGTTCGGCTGACACCGCCGTAGCCCTGGGCACCACCCCGGTGGGCGTCGAGGAGGTTACCTGGGGTAATGACGAGCACGGGAACTACCCCTGGGTGACCGAAGCGATCGAAGAACGCGGCGATGAGCTGCCGGCCACCTTCACCGGCGGGCAGGACATCGACATCGATGCCATTGTCGCCCTGGAGCCGGACCTGATCCTGGCCCCCAACTCCGGCATCACCCAGGAGGATTTCGATGTCCTCAACGAACTCGCCCCCACCGTGGCGTACCCGGAGCAGGCGTGGAACATCAAGTGGGATGACCAGATCTCGCTCATCGGCAAGGCGCTGGGCGAGCCCGACGCCGCAAAGGACGCAGTGGACGGCATCGGACAGTCCCTGGCCGACAGCGCCGCCGAGCACCCGGAGTTCGCCGGAAAGACCTTCGCCTATGTCTGGGGCGGAGGAGCCCCCGGTTCCCTGGTGCTCTACAACGAGGGCGATGCCCGGGTGGACATCCTCACTGCACTGGGCATGACCGTGGCCCCCGAGGTGAAGGACATCCCCTCGAGCGAGGGAAGCTTCACCTCGGACCTGGGACTGGAGAGCGCCGGCAAGCTGAACGACGTCGACGTCCTGTTCACCTGGTACAACGACGAAGCCGAGCAGCAGCGTACCGAAGAGCAGCGGCTCTTTGCGCAGATTCCCGCCGTGGAGCGCGGCTCCGTGGTCCGCAGCCTGGACCGCCAGGTGGGCATGGCCTCCAGCTTCCTGACCCCGCTGAGTGTCCCGTGGGTCCTGGACCGCTTTGAGCCGATGATCGAAGAAGCAGTTGCCAAGGTCGACTAG
- a CDS encoding siderophore-interacting protein: MSFDVEVKRIVRLGSNFQRITFAGPCLADFGVQGQTHDLRIKVIVPCVDAEGTSLPLPDLSTLDAGWYQDWLKLDPATRGCMRTYTVRGARCSGPEPEIDVDFVLHFDEDGKGGPASSWAASAEPGDRVCIIGPNAAQCVTAESYGGIEWRPGMARHVLLAGDETAVPAMTAILEALPEDVTGHALMEIPSSGDRQEVRTRSGVQMIWLARGSRPHGELLDAAVRQAVALPGWASVDTADGEPFRPSPALPEPEDVNVDETILWETPQRLDPAVVEASRNPHAPSGALPFYAWIAGEAAVVRGLRRYLVRDVGIDRKQVAFMGYWRKGRAELT, from the coding sequence ATGTCCTTCGACGTCGAGGTCAAGCGGATTGTCCGGCTGGGCTCGAACTTCCAGCGCATCACCTTCGCCGGCCCCTGCCTGGCGGACTTCGGGGTGCAGGGACAGACCCATGACCTGCGGATCAAGGTCATTGTGCCCTGCGTCGACGCCGAGGGAACCTCACTGCCGCTGCCGGACCTCTCCACCCTCGACGCCGGCTGGTACCAGGACTGGTTGAAACTGGATCCGGCCACCCGCGGCTGCATGCGCACCTACACCGTGCGCGGCGCACGCTGCTCCGGCCCGGAGCCGGAAATCGACGTTGACTTCGTGCTGCACTTCGATGAAGACGGCAAGGGCGGCCCGGCGTCCAGCTGGGCCGCGTCCGCGGAGCCGGGGGACCGGGTCTGCATCATCGGACCCAACGCCGCCCAGTGCGTCACTGCCGAGTCCTACGGCGGCATCGAATGGCGTCCGGGCATGGCCCGGCACGTCCTGCTGGCAGGTGATGAAACGGCGGTTCCGGCCATGACCGCGATCCTGGAAGCCCTCCCCGAAGACGTCACCGGCCACGCCCTGATGGAAATCCCCTCCAGCGGTGACCGCCAGGAGGTCCGCACCCGGTCCGGTGTCCAGATGATCTGGCTGGCACGCGGCTCCCGGCCGCATGGCGAACTGCTCGACGCCGCCGTGCGGCAGGCAGTGGCGCTGCCCGGCTGGGCATCGGTGGACACCGCCGACGGCGAGCCGTTCCGCCCCAGCCCGGCCCTGCCCGAACCCGAAGACGTCAACGTGGACGAAACCATCCTGTGGGAAACCCCGCAGCGGCTGGACCCGGCCGTGGTGGAAGCTTCCCGGAACCCGCACGCTCCCTCCGGCGCGCTTCCCTTCTACGCCTGGATTGCCGGGGAAGCGGCAGTGGTCCGCGGCCTGCGCCGCTACCTGGTCCGCGACGTCGGGATAGACCGCAAGCAGGTGGCCTTCATGGGCTACTGGCGCAAGGGCCGTGCCGAGCTGACCTAG